From the genome of Toxoplasma gondii ME49 chromosome XII, whole genome shotgun sequence:
ATTCGATCGAAAGCAACTACTGAGCTCGTTTTACCAGCTGAGTTACGGGCAGCGGCCATTTTCGAATCCGCGTTTCGCGTGATACACCTGCAGACTCTTTTCTTGCTTACGGGTTTTACACAGTTATGCTTGATACGTTTTCGGCCTCAGCGCAGGTGccaagagacacaaacacatGAAACATGCgcttgccttctctttctcctgtttcgctTCCGTTCTGACTCTTGAAATGACTTTGCCGGTTTGAACACTCCAGGGATTCTCCCACTCGATTTTTGTTAGTCTTGTGACTTGCTCACCAAGCGCCTTGTTCTAGACTCACCCTTTGCTACTGTGTAAATCGTCTTTCCGCTTTTTTTCCCTTTTGCCTCTCACGTTTCCATTTGCCGTTATTTTTCACCTCGTGCTTTTGGTATGGTGACTCCCCGCTACATTTCCCCGTCATGTCGCTGCTGCTCTTTCTCCGGGTTGTTTACGTATTTTTCCGTTTCCTGCACTCCGGCTTTCACAAGCCGCACATTTTTCCGGAGAGCATATGTCCTGTGCGTTGAACATCTGGTTTCGATCTGGAAGGCGTCTGTTTTCTGGGTCCAAGTTCTCCTGTGCTTTTTGTGGTCATCGCGTTAAGTGTATCAAGTCTCTTGGTATCCAGCGTACTTTGTCAAGCATTTTTATGTCGGTCACGCTTCTCTATGCGCTTGGCTTTTTGCGTCGGTCTTTGACAGGAAATAGCGGAGCGGCAACTTGTGGCGCGAAAGGGCGATGCGGAAGCGCCGAACTTAACAGACGTTCCCACCTCTAGAGAAGTCCACACTGCAAGGATTTGTTAACACGCCTGGGTGTCTTGGAGGGGCAGTTACGGACGTTCCCTCAACGTCACTTTCCCCCTTCCTCGTAGATATTGTGACCCTTAGCTTGGTGCCCCCAGCTTGAAGTTtgcaaaggcgagagaaagagacgcagagagactcgTTTGCTTTTTCCAGCCTTTTCATGCATAGTGCTGGTATATCGAGTGCGTGGATTGGGGGCCGTTTCATCTCCGCAGGCCGAAGGCTGTATTTCGGCGAGCCATCCACCGcgctgttctttctctcaaAATTTGACATTTGCTCTCCACGACCCGCCAGTTCTTTGCGTGGAGGGTGGCCCGAATTAACATTTACAGGGTGTGCTTCCTCCTGTACAAGTTCGTGTTTCCCAGCTGTTGCGCGGGTATCAGTGTCTCGTCACACACCAGGAGTCCGCGCGACGTCTCTGGCTCTTCCTATCTCGTCGCCTCCCCGGTTCgcgtcgcctcgctctctgtcgcgttctctgcatccactttcttccaccttttccccttttcctGTCGACCCCTCCAACACGCTtgccctttctcttccacaCACAGATTCGACTCTTTCTCTATCCCGCGCCTCGGGActtccttctgcctccgtgctttctgcttctctcaccGCCGCCGCTTCTTGTCTGGTCTCTCCGCTAGGCTCTCTTTGTCGGGCCTCTGGCGGTGCGCTCGACAGAGGGGAGGtaggcgagaagagggagcgcggagacacgggaggagacagcgaggacgcTTCTGCCTCAGGGGGACAGTCGCCTTCGACCTCAGCGAAGGCCAAACAGGCCTCACGCTTCAAGGGAGTCGGAGTCgcgagcggagacagagaacgaccGATTCGCAagggacgcagagacagcgtcgGTGGAAAGAATCGAGAGGACGGACACACAGAAGAGGGGGCTGGCAAGACCAGGAAGCCACAGGgaaaagagcagaaggcTTCCACAGAGGCTTGGGATCTCAGGGAACTCATTCTTTTCGGTCGTCGTCCGGAACGCACCcacacgagaagagagacagggaaaagtCGAGCCACTCTCAGCAGTGCGCTACACAGGAAGCGCGGTGGATCGAAGCTCGGGTTGACGCTTGCGTCCGAAGAAGCGGCGGGAAAGGCAGCACAGCATCCAAGGTCCGACACGAAGACATgctggaaagaaagagacgagacagtCTGTTCTTCGACTCGAGGTCTACTGCCCGGAACTGTTAACATCCCGTCTTGCCAAGAGAAGACTCCTCTCGATTTGTACCGCTCTactcctccttctccttcgcatTCTCACGCCTTCGCTTCATCGCCGACCGGAGTGGCTCTGGCTTCGTTTTTCGGGAGTTTTCCACTCAACTCCTCACGACCTTTCTACGAGTTTTTGTGGTGTGCGCCGGCACCTGGCGAGCCGCCTCGAACGTACGTGCCAGAGGGGCTGGAAGACTGGGATTTCCGAAACTTGAAGCTGGATCGGCCGCTGCTCCACAAGCCTGGACCATTCTTCGATTCGTCCGCTTTCTTTTGGCATTTCCTCCTGCGTGACCTAGTCGCTGCTGCTCGACGGCCTTCCCCCCCGTTTCTTCCGCCTCCGCGTCGCTACATTTTCTATCCCCTCCCCGAGTCCTCCtatccttcttcctctccttctccttcgtcttctccttcttcgtctcctgctgcttctccgtcttcttcttctccttcttctccttctcctcttccttcttgtgTGGGAGAGGGTGTTGCGTCAGGTTCGCCGGTGTCTGCGAGCCGGACCGTTCCGGTTGCGAGCGTTTATCCTAGAGAGGCAGATCTCGTAGGCGTCGCGCCtatgtctccttctccggtTGCCGACGGAGGCCGCGAGGGACTGGCAgctccgtcctcttctccacactCTCAGGGAACGACGCGCCAGTCTCCCTGGAGTTGCCCCAGACGCCCGCTAGGCGTCGaatctcgcgtttcttctcctgtgttgacgcatgcacttttACCAGGCAACCCACCGCCTTCGCCGTACAACGTCAACGGCAGATACCTCCCCTCTGCTCCTCCACGGTTTCGcgactctctgcttcctccagGTCCTCGTCAGCAGGCGCAAGGTGAAGCCTGTGCTTCCCCTCAGTCTCGGGTCTCTGCTGTCGAGCCTCGGGGGTCTGCACCTGCTTCTTTGCTCCAACaggagactgtctcctttgcgtGCCTCCCGAGCCCTGCACCGTGTCCgaagtgtctctctttgtctccacgCCCTGTCAGCTgcccctcttcctcgagctccacttcttcctcgtcttcgtcttcttctcgcagaggCCGGCTCCCTCTGTCTGCAAGTGAGTCTCCCGTTGTCACGGCCGCGTCGAGCAGCGAGAGGTCGGACTCCCGCAAGTCTTCAGGGAAACCGCACTACTAcattcctctccctcctcttccgcaGTCTTCTGTCCCCACggctctcccttcttcgacGAGAGAGAATTCTCAGTATCCTGTCTCGCCCACGGAGTCTTCTGCCTCGACTCCAAGAGGCAAGTCTGAACCGAGCGaaatctcttcttcttcgcctcg
Proteins encoded in this window:
- the CDPK6 gene encoding calcium-dependent protein kinase CDPK6 (encoded by transcript TGME49_218720~Gene product name based on ToxoDB Community Expert Annotation.) — its product is MHSAGISSAWIGGRFISAGRRLYFGEPSTALFFLSKFDICSPRPASSLRGGWPELTFTGCASSCTSSCFPAVARVSVSRHTPGVRATSLALPISSPPRFASPRSLSRSLHPLSSTFSPFPVDPSNTLALSLPHTDSTLSLSRASGLPSASVLSASLTAAASCLVSPLGSLCRASGGALDRGEVGEKRERGDTGGDSEDASASGGQSPSTSAKAKQASRFKGVGVASGDRERPIRKGRRDSVGGKNREDGHTEEGAGKTRKPQGKEQKASTEAWDLRELILFGRRPERTHTRRETGKSRATLSSALHRKRGGSKLGLTLASEEAAGKAAQHPRSDTKTCWKERDETVCSSTRGLLPGTVNIPSCQEKTPLDLYRSTPPSPSHSHAFASSPTGVALASFFGSFPLNSSRPFYEFLWCAPAPGEPPRTYVPEGLEDWDFRNLKLDRPLLHKPGPFFDSSAFFWHFLLRDLVAAARRPSPPFLPPPRRYIFYPLPESSYPSSSPSPSSSPSSSPAASPSSSSPSSPSPLPSCVGEGVASGSPVSASRTVPVASVYPREADLVGVAPMSPSPVADGGREGLAAPSSSPHSQGTTRQSPWSCPRRPLGVESRVSSPVLTHALLPGNPPPSPYNVNGRYLPSAPPRFRDSLLPPGPRQQAQGEACASPQSRVSAVEPRGSAPASLLQQETVSFACLPSPAPCPKCLSLSPRPVSCPSSSSSTSSSSSSSSRRGRLPLSASESPVVTAASSSERSDSRKSSGKPHYYIPLPPLPQSSVPTALPSSTRENSQYPVSPTESSASTPRGKSEPSEISSSSPRGQTPRLRVAQPPDSAPHAATLPRSAPQLFVSSVPPTPLTASPVHAPIFGTMNRVSMKRDGPPWQQAGAMKAEDPHGSRQRGRGPEREKTHRHPIAGPPPELIRAKLHKVMDDPANFRKSARASFKQFDRDGDGLLAFEDLRLLIARLCRNLQLPPVDDEVLRVIFRAFDSEKKDKLDVADFSRLYWELLGRIRDKFYPVKKMLVRRSVFVGRRNLGESKKTIDDLFIFKRKLGSGAFGDVHLVEERSSGLERVIKTINKDRSQVPMEQIEAEIEVLKSLDHPNIIKIFEVFEDYHNMYIVMETCEGGELLERIVSAQARGKALSEGYVAELMKQMMNALAYFHSQHVVHKDLKPENILFQDTSPHSPIKIIDFGLAELFKSDEHSTNAAGTALYMAPEVFKRDVTFKCDIWSAGVVMYFLLTGCLPFTGTSLEEVQQKATYKEPNYAVECRPLTPQAVDLLKQMLTKDPERRPSAAQVLHHEWFKQANTAALPISPIICENMKRYMRQSHLKNALVNLMAHQLNVTGQQIRHINQIFRQLDKNGDGLLSHQELTEGLAEAGVPQWDINRILQSIDVDDSGNVSYTEFLAACYCWQETELNVVWTAFQKIDKDGDGRISVREFCDLVLGRDNKLIPEEELRAMVAQMDRDGDGQIDWDEFVAYMRHD